DNA sequence from the Gemmatimonadota bacterium genome:
CCTGGTGGAGTGGGGCGCCAAGACCATCCCCGAAGGCGGCTTCCACGCGCTGCCGGAGCGCTGGCACGGCGACGGGCTGCTGATCGCCGGCGACACCGCCGGCCTCGTGGAGGTGGCCTCGCTCAAGGGCATCCACTACGCCATGCAGTCGGGCATGTACGCCGCGCGCACGATCTTCCGCGCGCTGAAGGCCGGCGACGTGGGCGCCGCGGCGCTGGCGGGCTACGACGACATGATCCGGGGCGGCTACATCTACCATGACCTGCGCGAGCGTCGGAACATGCGGCTGGCGTTCAAGGCCGGGTTCTTCGTGGGCGGAGCCAAGGCCGCCCTCATGACGCTGACCAGGGGGGCGATCCCCGGCGCCAAGATCGACTCTGAGAAGGACGCCGCGGAGCCCAAGCTCGCGGGCGACCCCGCGCCCTTCTCGCCCGACGGCGAGCTGACCTTCTCCAAGGTGGACGCGGTCTTCAAGTCGGGTAACCAGACCCGCGACGACATCCCGAGCCATCTGATGGTGGGCGAGGACATCCCGCCCGAGGTGGCCGACATGTACGCGGCGATGTGCCCGGCCGGGGTCTTCGAGCGAGAGGGCGACAGGCTGGTCGTCAACGCCCCCAACTGCATCGACTGCAAGGCCACCGACGTGCTCGGCCCGCGCTGGTCCCCGCGCGAGGGAGGAAGCGGCCCCCGCTACCGGACGATGTAGGGTGCGCCGGCCCTAGCGGGCGATGGAGGCCTCGCGGTAAGCGGCCACTCGGCGGCGCAGGTCCTCGGTGCTGGTGGGCGCGTCGGCCACCCCCAGGTAGCCCAGGAAGGACCGCGTCAGCTCTATCACCAGCGCGTCTTCGTCCAGAGCGTCCGCGCCGGGCCGGGCCGGGCCGAACAGCACCTCCTCGCGCAGCGTGGCCAGCAATTGCCGGATCGCGACCGGCACCGCGCGCGCGGGATCGGGGTGGCCCATCTCCGCGTAGCGCGGCTTCATGAGGGAGCGGATGCGATCGCCCACCGCGGCGTCCAGCATGGTGGAGCGCCGCAGCGGCTTGCCGTCGGCGTCGGTGAGCGCGTGCAGGAGGTAGGCGCGCAGCGAGTCCGCGCGCAGCGCATAGCCGCGCACGAGGATGCGGACCAACTCCCCCACCAGGACCGCGGCCGGGGCGCCTTCCCAGCGCGTGGGGTCCAGGAACGTGCGCCACTGATCCTCGGCGCCGCTCCAGAAACGGTTTTGCAGGTGGTGCAGAAGCGCCTCGCGGCCGTCGAAGCGCGCGTAGAACGACCCCACCGATACGCGCGAGCGCTTGATCACCTCCTGCACCGTGACCTCACCCAGGCCGCGCTCGGTGGCTATGGCCTCCGCCGCGTCCAGGATTCGCTCCAGGCTGCGCTGGCTACGCGCCTGCCTGGGCGGACGGAAGCGCGGACGCGCCCCTGGCCGGGCCAATGCGCGTCCTAGCCGGCGCTGACGCGCCGGATCTCCTCGGCCAGGCGCGGCAGGATCTCGGACGCGTCACCGACGATGCCGTAGTCGGCCACCTTGAAGATCGGCGCGTCGGGGTCCTTGTTGATCGCGACGATCGTCCCCGCCGTGCGCATGCCGGCCAGGTGCTGGATGGCTCCGCTGATGCCCACCGCGAAGTAGAGCCGCGGCGACACCGTCTTGCCCGTCTGCCCCACCTGCTCGGAGTGCGGGCGCCACCCGGCGTCCACCACCGCGCGCGACGCGCCGAGCGAGGCGTTCGGGCCCAGCGAGTCGCGCAGGTCCTCCAGCAGGCTCCAGTTGGAGGGGTCCTGCATGCCGCGCCCGCCGCTCACCACGATGGGCGCCTCGCCCACGTCGGGCCGATCTCCCGAGCCACCGAGGACCTCCCGACGACGCACCCTCCAGCTCCCGGGATCGACCGCCGCCGGCACGCTGTGCACCGCTCCCGCGCGTGCGTCCTCGACCGGCGTGAAGACGTTGGGTCTGAGCGACACCAGCGCCGGCGTCGCCTGCACCGCGACCGTGGCGATCGCCTTGCCCGCGTAGACCGGGCGCGTGACGATCACCGAACCGCTTTCCGACCCCAGCGCCGTGGCGTCGGTGGCCAGCGGCAGGCCCAGGCGGCCGGCCACGCGAGGCGCCAGGTCCTTGCCCTGCCCGGTCGCGCCGAACAGCACCGCGCCGTAATCGCGCCCGTCCAGGAATCCGGCGACGGCCTGCGTGTAGCCCTCGGCGTGGTAGTCGGCCAGTGCCTCGTGGGCGCAGTCGAAGACAGCGTCGGCGCCGTGGCGCGCCAGGCTCTCCAGCGCCGCCCCACCGGGGCCCACGACGAGCGCGTGCGCCTCACCGCCGAGCGCGTCGGCGAGCGCCCGCGCGGCCGTAACGACTTCGTTGGCGACGCGCCGCGGCGCGCCGTCCTTCAACTCTATGACCGCCAGTACGTTGGACATTGATCTCCGGTGGACCTACAGAACCTTGGCTTCTTCGCGCAGCAGCCGGACCAGCTCCGGCACCGCGTCCGCTCCCTCGCCCACCACGCGCCCCTCGGGACGCGCGGGCGGCTCCGCCAGCGAGCGCACCGCCAGGCGCGCCTCGCCCGGAGCGGCGTCCTTCTCGACCAGCGGCTTGCGCTTCGCCGCCATGATGCCCTTGAGCGAGGGGTAGCGCGGATCCTTTTCACCCTTGGTGACCGTGACGGCGGCGGGCAGCGGCACCTCCAGGACCTCCACCGCTCCCTCCACCTCGCGGTGGCACACGGCGGCGCCGTCTTCGACATCAACCGTCGCGGCGACCGACGCCGCCGGCAGGCCGGCGAGCTCGGCGGCCATGAGGCCCACCTGCTGCTGGTCGCCGTCCACCGCCTTGACCCCGAAGAGCACCAGGTCGGGGGCGCGCTCGGCGATTTCCGAGGCGATCGCGCGCGCGGTGGTGAGCCCGTCCATGCCCACGTCGGCCTTCA
Encoded proteins:
- a CDS encoding electron transfer flavoprotein subunit beta/FixA family protein, coding for MNIVVCVKRVPDTAARIKIQPDGGVDQAGLKYVVSPYDEYALEAALRLKEAAGEGTVTALSVGDAASAEQLRSALAMGADDAVLLKADVGMDGLTTARAIASEIAERAPDLVLFGVKAVDGDQQQVGLMAAELAGLPAASVAATVDVEDGAAVCHREVEGAVEVLEVPLPAAVTVTKGEKDPRYPSLKGIMAAKRKPLVEKDAAPGEARLAVRSLAEPPARPEGRVVGEGADAVPELVRLLREEAKVL
- a CDS encoding helix-turn-helix domain-containing protein, with the translated sequence MARPGARPRFRPPRQARSQRSLERILDAAEAIATERGLGEVTVQEVIKRSRVSVGSFYARFDGREALLHHLQNRFWSGAEDQWRTFLDPTRWEGAPAAVLVGELVRILVRGYALRADSLRAYLLHALTDADGKPLRRSTMLDAAVGDRIRSLMKPRYAEMGHPDPARAVPVAIRQLLATLREEVLFGPARPGADALDEDALVIELTRSFLGYLGVADAPTSTEDLRRRVAAYREASIAR
- a CDS encoding electron transfer flavoprotein subunit alpha/FixB family protein, translated to MSNVLAVIELKDGAPRRVANEVVTAARALADALGGEAHALVVGPGGAALESLARHGADAVFDCAHEALADYHAEGYTQAVAGFLDGRDYGAVLFGATGQGKDLAPRVAGRLGLPLATDATALGSESGSVIVTRPVYAGKAIATVAVQATPALVSLRPNVFTPVEDARAGAVHSVPAAVDPGSWRVRRREVLGGSGDRPDVGEAPIVVSGGRGMQDPSNWSLLEDLRDSLGPNASLGASRAVVDAGWRPHSEQVGQTGKTVSPRLYFAVGISGAIQHLAGMRTAGTIVAINKDPDAPIFKVADYGIVGDASEILPRLAEEIRRVSAG